In one Electrophorus electricus isolate fEleEle1 chromosome 21, fEleEle1.pri, whole genome shotgun sequence genomic region, the following are encoded:
- the LOC113581455 gene encoding R3H domain-containing protein 1 isoform X7, with the protein MRMSEAVLEETGCAVMKVFDSDSLHPNDLPKPPSPPHPQPDRTPTPASSLHNEGGKEQNCSHLTSQQDKSHLQLSQALEEEVSCRSEEHSERSADKPERPDKLPRKTLSRDHSQEYTDSTGIDLHEFLVNTLKNNPRDRGTLLKLEQDILEFITNTESQKRKFPPMTSYHRMLLHRVAAYFGLDHNVDPTGKAVVINKTSSTRIPDQKFSEHIKDDKSDDFQKRYILKRDNLSLDQEDSRLRMRLKDDRRSKSIEEREEEYQRARERIFAQDGQDHFQLDKRIQEDLSCLSTQQRRQFFSRVREGCSGNSRQSSSENEARSWEPRPWSSTDSDSSHRNVKPAISKASSFSGISLLVRGDSSASSSRLSKTGSDSSSSVGSSTGSFSRPALSLPIPGAAQASRGPAPTQAGPPLGGPVRPGASGPGPQSSNASTNASYYLLPLEGAAIPPGSVLLNAHTGQPFVNPDGSAVVYNPNMTSQQGRGQHPLPPPPPPPPQHQPANHILTQHCGQSVQYSAISYPPPLLPVPLNQHYTVQQQQQDSLGGQFSQMSLLRQGSGEGHEPQPGLFPSCMVLQNPPSAGYLLPQPGQPVPGHVYQPHTPANQPVIQQQGYMQQPMQQMSACYCAPGQFSHSGQHYRAVTPVHYSAHQSQPLPLQQPGYQAVMASQPPSYQGMMGAQQPQGHSLVGGQTGMANQIQGVMLQYPHMSPYQVSVPQGSQSVSQPVYQQQIVLQGQPNQTPVPTASMQVYCSVLPPGQHATLSSTVGFLPPPGSEQMPFPRSASPCGSQPIPGQQCSGVPPPPPNGSVLMMQLSMPPSQQPSPAQWKQNKYYSLDQLQHHGPKAPELRPLDTSQRSPQQSSPSPSPAHSPTAAHLANLKGIHPGLGQLPIMPQFSRPFIPGDGRYPLLGQPLQYNPPIRPPLMHSSNMVNHHQAPLGMRHGARGRRPTKKSLSTDMNTGEIVSSRVLEVTDLPAGISRSEADSLLGELGKAGAFIKWLPETRSSQRLDTTNKETAEAQTRDLASTYTILAMFPSKYEAQSALVKLNTSITAFRLKSSRRHDEAHTLERASSQ; encoded by the exons GATAAGTCCCACCTGCAGCTCAGCCAGGCgctggaggaggaagtgtcatgCAGATCTGAGGAGCACAGCGAGAGGAGTGCAGACAAACCAGAGCGGCCCGACAAACTGCCCCGCAAGACGCTGTCACGag acCACAGTCAGGAGTACACAGACTCCACAGGCATAGATCTACATGAGTTTCTGGTGAACACACTGAAAAATAACCCCCG GGACAGAGGGACGCTGCTCAAACTGGAGCAGGATATTCTGGAGTTCATCACCAACACAGA GTCCCAGAAGCGGAAGTTCCCCCCGATGACATCATACCACAGGATGCTGCTGCACAGGGTGGCCGCCTATTTCGGCCTGGACCACAACGTCGACCCAACTGGCAAGGCGGTCGTCATCAACAAAACCAGCAGTACGAGGAT ACCAGATCAAAAGTTCTCTGAGCACATCAAAGATGACAAATCAGATGACTTCCAGAAGCGCTACATCCTGAAGAGGGACAACCTCAGCCTGGACCAGGAGGATAGCCGG CTGCGGATGCGTCTGAAGGATGACCGGAGGAGTAAGTCGATTgaagagcgagaggaagagtaCCAGCGAGCGAGGGAGCGAATCTTTGCGCAGGAC GGACAAGATCACTTCCAGCTCGATAAAAG aattcaggaggaCTTGAGCTGTCTCAGTACTCAACAGAGGAGACAGTTCTTCAG cagggtGCGAGAGGGCTGTTCAGGGAACAGTCGTCAGAGCAGCTCGGAGAATGAGGCGCGGAGCTGGGAACCTCGGCCATGGAGCAGCACGGACTCGGACAGCTCTCACCGCAATGTGAAGCCAGCCATCAGCAAGGCCAGCAGCTTCAGTGGAATTAGCCTGCTCGTACGGGGAGACAGCTctgccagcagcagcagactgTCTAAaacag GTTCTGACTCTTCTAGTAGCGTAGGTTCATCCACCGGCTCGTTCTCTCGCCCCGCCTTGTCGTTACCCATCCCAGGGGCTGCCCAGGCCTCCCGCGGTCCCGCTCCTACCCAGGCGGGACCCCCTCTGGGTGGGCCCGTCAGGCCTGGTGCCAGCGGCCCGGGCCCTCAGAGCTCCAACGCTAGCACTAATGCAAGCTACTACCTCCTTCCTCTGGAGGGCGCTGCCATCCCACCTGGCAGCGTGCTGCTCAACGCTCACACAG GTCAGCCGTTTGTAAATCCAGATGGCAGTGCTGTGGTCTATAACCCCAACATGACATCACAGCAGGGGAGGGGCCAACATCCCTTACCtccgcctcctccacctcccccacaGCACCAGCCAGCCAATCATATTCTGACACAG caTTGTGGTCAATCTGTGCAGTACTCAGCAATTTCTTACCCTCCTCCGCTCCTGCCTGTTCCCCTAAACCAACACTACACTGTG caacagcagcagcaggacagtCTGGGGGGTCAGTTTAGCCAGATGAGTCTGCTCCGGCAGGGCTCAGGGGAGGGCCATGAGCCCCAGCCTGGGCTCTTCCCATCATGCATGGTGCTCCAGAACCCCCCATCTGCTGGGTACTTGCTCCCCCAGCCGGGGCAGCCTGTGCCGGGGCATGTCTATCAACCACACACCCCTGCCAACCAGCCCGTCATCCAGCAGCAAGGCTACATGCAGCAGCCTATGCAGCAG ATGTCAGCATGTTATTGTGCTCCTGGTCAATTCTCCCACTCTGGACAGCACTACAGGGCAGTTACACCAGTACACTACAGTGCCCACCAGAGCCAGCCACTTCCACTGCAACAACCAG GTTATCAGGCTGTCATGGCCAGTCAGCCACCAAGCTACCAAGGCATGATGGGAGCTCAGCAGCCTCAGGGTCATTCACTGGTCGGTGGCCAGACTGGCATGGCCAATCAGATTCAGGGTGTTATGTTGCAATACCCACACATGTCTCCCTATCAA gtgTCTGTACCCCAGGGTTCCCAGAGTGTTTCTCAGCCAGTTTATCAGCAACAGATTGTCCTGCAGGGACAGCCCAATCAGACGCCAGTACCCACAGCTAGCATGCAGGTCTACTGCAGCGTCCTGCCCCCCGGACAGCATGCCACTCTTAG cTCAACCGTGGGCTTTCTCCCCCCTCCGGGTTCAGAACAGATGCCGTTCCCCAGGTCCGCCTCCCCCTGTGGCTCTCAGCCAATCCCTGGCCAGCAGTGCTCAG GTGTGCCTCCGCCACCCCCTAATGGCAGTGTGCTGATGATGCAGCTGAGCATGCCACCCAGCCAGCAACCATCACCCGCCCAATGGAAGCAGAACAAATACTACAGCCTTGACCAGCTGCAGCACCACGGGCCCAAAGCACCTGAGCTCCGCCCCCTAGACACTTCGCAG CGAAGTCCACAGCAGTctagcccctccccttcccccgcCCACTCTCCTACTGCGGCACATCTGGCTAATCTAAAGGGAATCCATCCTGGCCTTGGCCAACTTCCCATAATGCCTCAGTTTTCTCGACCCTTCATCCCAG GTGATGGCAGGTATCCTTTGCTAGGACAGCCTCTTCAGTACAACCCTCCAATCAGACCTCCACTAATGCACAGCTCCAACATGGTTAATCACCACCAG GCTCCGCTGGGCATGCGGCATGGGGCCCGTGGACGAAGACCTACAAAGAAATCGCTGTCAACGGACATGAATACAGGAGAGATAG TGAGCAGTCGTGTGTTGGAGGTGACGGACCTTCCCGCTGGGATCAGTCGTTCAGAGGCGGACTCTTTGCTGGGGGAGCTGGGTAAGGCAGGAGCATTCATAAAATGGCTGCCAGAGACCCGTTCCTCTCAACGCCTGGACACCACCAATAAAGAGACAGCGGAGGCTCAGACCCGTGACCTGGCCTCCACCTACACCATCCTGGCCATGTTCCCCTCAAAGTACGAAGCGCAGAGCGCCTTAGTCAAACTGAACACCTCCATCACTGCATTCAGACTGAAGTCCAGCAGGAGACATGACGAGGCCCACACGCTAGAGAGAGCCAGCTCTCAGTGA
- the LOC113581455 gene encoding R3H domain-containing protein 1 isoform X5, with translation MRMSEAVLEETGCAVMKVFDSDSLHPNDLPKPPSPPHPQPDRTPTPASSLHNEGGKEQNCSHLTSQQPSHSGSQPIRRSKDKSHLQLSQALEEEVSCRSEEHSERSADKPERPDKLPRKTLSRDHSQEYTDSTGIDLHEFLVNTLKNNPRDRGTLLKLEQDILEFITNTESQKRKFPPMTSYHRMLLHRVAAYFGLDHNVDPTGKAVVINKTSSTRIPDQKFSEHIKDDKSDDFQKRYILKRDNLSLDQEDSRLRMRLKDDRRSKSIEEREEEYQRARERIFAQDGQDHFQLDKRIQEDLSCLSTQQRRQFFSRVREGCSGNSRQSSSENEARSWEPRPWSSTDSDSSHRNVKPAISKASSFSGISLLVRGDSSASSSRLSKTGSDSSSSVGSSTGSFSRPALSLPIPGAAQASRGPAPTQAGPPLGGPVRPGASGPGPQSSNASTNASYYLLPLEGAAIPPGSVLLNAHTGQPFVNPDGSAVVYNPNMTSQQGRGQHPLPPPPPPPPQHQPANHILTQHCGQSVQYSAISYPPPLLPVPLNQHYTVQQQQQDSLGGQFSQMSLLRQGSGEGHEPQPGLFPSCMVLQNPPSAGYLLPQPGQPVPGHVYQPHTPANQPVIQQQGYMQQPMQQMSACYCAPGQFSHSGQHYRAVTPVHYSAHQSQPLPLQQPGYQAVMASQPPSYQGMMGAQQPQGHSLVGGQTGMANQIQGVMLQYPHMSPYQVSVPQGSQSVSQPVYQQQIVLQGQPNQTPVPTASMQVYCSVLPPGQHATLSSTVGFLPPPGSEQMPFPRSASPCGSQPIPGQQCSGVPPPPPNGSVLMMQLSMPPSQQPSPAQWKQNKYYSLDQLQHHGPKAPELRPLDTSQRSPQQSSPSPSPAHSPTAAHLANLKGIHPGLGQLPIMPQFSRPFIPGDGRYPLLGQPLQYNPPIRPPLMHSSNMVNHHQAPLGMRHGARGRRPTKKSLSTDMNTGEIVSSRVLEVTDLPAGISRSEADSLLGELGKAGAFIKWLPETRSSQRLDTTNKETAEAQTRDLASTYTILAMFPSKYEAQSALVKLNTSITAFRLKSSRRHDEAHTLERASSQ, from the exons GATAAGTCCCACCTGCAGCTCAGCCAGGCgctggaggaggaagtgtcatgCAGATCTGAGGAGCACAGCGAGAGGAGTGCAGACAAACCAGAGCGGCCCGACAAACTGCCCCGCAAGACGCTGTCACGag acCACAGTCAGGAGTACACAGACTCCACAGGCATAGATCTACATGAGTTTCTGGTGAACACACTGAAAAATAACCCCCG GGACAGAGGGACGCTGCTCAAACTGGAGCAGGATATTCTGGAGTTCATCACCAACACAGA GTCCCAGAAGCGGAAGTTCCCCCCGATGACATCATACCACAGGATGCTGCTGCACAGGGTGGCCGCCTATTTCGGCCTGGACCACAACGTCGACCCAACTGGCAAGGCGGTCGTCATCAACAAAACCAGCAGTACGAGGAT ACCAGATCAAAAGTTCTCTGAGCACATCAAAGATGACAAATCAGATGACTTCCAGAAGCGCTACATCCTGAAGAGGGACAACCTCAGCCTGGACCAGGAGGATAGCCGG CTGCGGATGCGTCTGAAGGATGACCGGAGGAGTAAGTCGATTgaagagcgagaggaagagtaCCAGCGAGCGAGGGAGCGAATCTTTGCGCAGGAC GGACAAGATCACTTCCAGCTCGATAAAAG aattcaggaggaCTTGAGCTGTCTCAGTACTCAACAGAGGAGACAGTTCTTCAG cagggtGCGAGAGGGCTGTTCAGGGAACAGTCGTCAGAGCAGCTCGGAGAATGAGGCGCGGAGCTGGGAACCTCGGCCATGGAGCAGCACGGACTCGGACAGCTCTCACCGCAATGTGAAGCCAGCCATCAGCAAGGCCAGCAGCTTCAGTGGAATTAGCCTGCTCGTACGGGGAGACAGCTctgccagcagcagcagactgTCTAAaacag GTTCTGACTCTTCTAGTAGCGTAGGTTCATCCACCGGCTCGTTCTCTCGCCCCGCCTTGTCGTTACCCATCCCAGGGGCTGCCCAGGCCTCCCGCGGTCCCGCTCCTACCCAGGCGGGACCCCCTCTGGGTGGGCCCGTCAGGCCTGGTGCCAGCGGCCCGGGCCCTCAGAGCTCCAACGCTAGCACTAATGCAAGCTACTACCTCCTTCCTCTGGAGGGCGCTGCCATCCCACCTGGCAGCGTGCTGCTCAACGCTCACACAG GTCAGCCGTTTGTAAATCCAGATGGCAGTGCTGTGGTCTATAACCCCAACATGACATCACAGCAGGGGAGGGGCCAACATCCCTTACCtccgcctcctccacctcccccacaGCACCAGCCAGCCAATCATATTCTGACACAG caTTGTGGTCAATCTGTGCAGTACTCAGCAATTTCTTACCCTCCTCCGCTCCTGCCTGTTCCCCTAAACCAACACTACACTGTG caacagcagcagcaggacagtCTGGGGGGTCAGTTTAGCCAGATGAGTCTGCTCCGGCAGGGCTCAGGGGAGGGCCATGAGCCCCAGCCTGGGCTCTTCCCATCATGCATGGTGCTCCAGAACCCCCCATCTGCTGGGTACTTGCTCCCCCAGCCGGGGCAGCCTGTGCCGGGGCATGTCTATCAACCACACACCCCTGCCAACCAGCCCGTCATCCAGCAGCAAGGCTACATGCAGCAGCCTATGCAGCAG ATGTCAGCATGTTATTGTGCTCCTGGTCAATTCTCCCACTCTGGACAGCACTACAGGGCAGTTACACCAGTACACTACAGTGCCCACCAGAGCCAGCCACTTCCACTGCAACAACCAG GTTATCAGGCTGTCATGGCCAGTCAGCCACCAAGCTACCAAGGCATGATGGGAGCTCAGCAGCCTCAGGGTCATTCACTGGTCGGTGGCCAGACTGGCATGGCCAATCAGATTCAGGGTGTTATGTTGCAATACCCACACATGTCTCCCTATCAA gtgTCTGTACCCCAGGGTTCCCAGAGTGTTTCTCAGCCAGTTTATCAGCAACAGATTGTCCTGCAGGGACAGCCCAATCAGACGCCAGTACCCACAGCTAGCATGCAGGTCTACTGCAGCGTCCTGCCCCCCGGACAGCATGCCACTCTTAG cTCAACCGTGGGCTTTCTCCCCCCTCCGGGTTCAGAACAGATGCCGTTCCCCAGGTCCGCCTCCCCCTGTGGCTCTCAGCCAATCCCTGGCCAGCAGTGCTCAG GTGTGCCTCCGCCACCCCCTAATGGCAGTGTGCTGATGATGCAGCTGAGCATGCCACCCAGCCAGCAACCATCACCCGCCCAATGGAAGCAGAACAAATACTACAGCCTTGACCAGCTGCAGCACCACGGGCCCAAAGCACCTGAGCTCCGCCCCCTAGACACTTCGCAG CGAAGTCCACAGCAGTctagcccctccccttcccccgcCCACTCTCCTACTGCGGCACATCTGGCTAATCTAAAGGGAATCCATCCTGGCCTTGGCCAACTTCCCATAATGCCTCAGTTTTCTCGACCCTTCATCCCAG GTGATGGCAGGTATCCTTTGCTAGGACAGCCTCTTCAGTACAACCCTCCAATCAGACCTCCACTAATGCACAGCTCCAACATGGTTAATCACCACCAG GCTCCGCTGGGCATGCGGCATGGGGCCCGTGGACGAAGACCTACAAAGAAATCGCTGTCAACGGACATGAATACAGGAGAGATAG TGAGCAGTCGTGTGTTGGAGGTGACGGACCTTCCCGCTGGGATCAGTCGTTCAGAGGCGGACTCTTTGCTGGGGGAGCTGGGTAAGGCAGGAGCATTCATAAAATGGCTGCCAGAGACCCGTTCCTCTCAACGCCTGGACACCACCAATAAAGAGACAGCGGAGGCTCAGACCCGTGACCTGGCCTCCACCTACACCATCCTGGCCATGTTCCCCTCAAAGTACGAAGCGCAGAGCGCCTTAGTCAAACTGAACACCTCCATCACTGCATTCAGACTGAAGTCCAGCAGGAGACATGACGAGGCCCACACGCTAGAGAGAGCCAGCTCTCAGTGA
- the LOC113581455 gene encoding R3H domain-containing protein 1 isoform X2, which yields MRMSEAVLEETGCAVMKVFDSDSLHPNDLPKPPSPPHPQPDRTPTPASSLHNEGGKEQNCSHLTSQQPSHSGSQPIRRSKSNAKVKLVRSLAVYEESSPPAITEPLQRHQDKSHLQLSQALEEEVSCRSEEHSERSADKPERPDKLPRKTLSRDHSQEYTDSTGIDLHEFLVNTLKNNPRDRGTLLKLEQDILEFITNTESQKRKFPPMTSYHRMLLHRVAAYFGLDHNVDPTGKAVVINKTSSTRIPDQKFSEHIKDDKSDDFQKRYILKRDNLSLDQEDSRLRMRLKDDRRSKSIEEREEEYQRARERIFAQDGQDHFQLDKRIQEDLSCLSTQQRRQFFRVREGCSGNSRQSSSENEARSWEPRPWSSTDSDSSHRNVKPAISKASSFSGISLLVRGDSSASSSRLSKTGSDSSSSVGSSTGSFSRPALSLPIPGAAQASRGPAPTQAGPPLGGPVRPGASGPGPQSSNASTNASYYLLPLEGAAIPPGSVLLNAHTGQPFVNPDGSAVVYNPNMTSQQGRGQHPLPPPPPPPPQHQPANHILTQHCGQSVQYSAISYPPPLLPVPLNQHYTVQQQQQDSLGGQFSQMSLLRQGSGEGHEPQPGLFPSCMVLQNPPSAGYLLPQPGQPVPGHVYQPHTPANQPVIQQQGYMQQPMQQMSACYCAPGQFSHSGQHYRAVTPVHYSAHQSQPLPLQQPGYQAVMASQPPSYQGMMGAQQPQGHSLVGGQTGMANQIQGVMLQYPHMSPYQVSVPQGSQSVSQPVYQQQIVLQGQPNQTPVPTASMQVYCSVLPPGQHATLSSTVGFLPPPGSEQMPFPRSASPCGSQPIPGQQCSGVPPPPPNGSVLMMQLSMPPSQQPSPAQWKQNKYYSLDQLQHHGPKAPELRPLDTSQRSPQQSSPSPSPAHSPTAAHLANLKGIHPGLGQLPIMPQFSRPFIPGDGRYPLLGQPLQYNPPIRPPLMHSSNMVNHHQAPLGMRHGARGRRPTKKSLSTDMNTGEIVSSRVLEVTDLPAGISRSEADSLLGELGKAGAFIKWLPETRSSQRLDTTNKETAEAQTRDLASTYTILAMFPSKYEAQSALVKLNTSITAFRLKSSRRHDEAHTLERASSQ from the exons GATAAGTCCCACCTGCAGCTCAGCCAGGCgctggaggaggaagtgtcatgCAGATCTGAGGAGCACAGCGAGAGGAGTGCAGACAAACCAGAGCGGCCCGACAAACTGCCCCGCAAGACGCTGTCACGag acCACAGTCAGGAGTACACAGACTCCACAGGCATAGATCTACATGAGTTTCTGGTGAACACACTGAAAAATAACCCCCG GGACAGAGGGACGCTGCTCAAACTGGAGCAGGATATTCTGGAGTTCATCACCAACACAGA GTCCCAGAAGCGGAAGTTCCCCCCGATGACATCATACCACAGGATGCTGCTGCACAGGGTGGCCGCCTATTTCGGCCTGGACCACAACGTCGACCCAACTGGCAAGGCGGTCGTCATCAACAAAACCAGCAGTACGAGGAT ACCAGATCAAAAGTTCTCTGAGCACATCAAAGATGACAAATCAGATGACTTCCAGAAGCGCTACATCCTGAAGAGGGACAACCTCAGCCTGGACCAGGAGGATAGCCGG CTGCGGATGCGTCTGAAGGATGACCGGAGGAGTAAGTCGATTgaagagcgagaggaagagtaCCAGCGAGCGAGGGAGCGAATCTTTGCGCAGGAC GGACAAGATCACTTCCAGCTCGATAAAAG aattcaggaggaCTTGAGCTGTCTCAGTACTCAACAGAGGAGACAGTTCTTCAG ggtGCGAGAGGGCTGTTCAGGGAACAGTCGTCAGAGCAGCTCGGAGAATGAGGCGCGGAGCTGGGAACCTCGGCCATGGAGCAGCACGGACTCGGACAGCTCTCACCGCAATGTGAAGCCAGCCATCAGCAAGGCCAGCAGCTTCAGTGGAATTAGCCTGCTCGTACGGGGAGACAGCTctgccagcagcagcagactgTCTAAaacag GTTCTGACTCTTCTAGTAGCGTAGGTTCATCCACCGGCTCGTTCTCTCGCCCCGCCTTGTCGTTACCCATCCCAGGGGCTGCCCAGGCCTCCCGCGGTCCCGCTCCTACCCAGGCGGGACCCCCTCTGGGTGGGCCCGTCAGGCCTGGTGCCAGCGGCCCGGGCCCTCAGAGCTCCAACGCTAGCACTAATGCAAGCTACTACCTCCTTCCTCTGGAGGGCGCTGCCATCCCACCTGGCAGCGTGCTGCTCAACGCTCACACAG GTCAGCCGTTTGTAAATCCAGATGGCAGTGCTGTGGTCTATAACCCCAACATGACATCACAGCAGGGGAGGGGCCAACATCCCTTACCtccgcctcctccacctcccccacaGCACCAGCCAGCCAATCATATTCTGACACAG caTTGTGGTCAATCTGTGCAGTACTCAGCAATTTCTTACCCTCCTCCGCTCCTGCCTGTTCCCCTAAACCAACACTACACTGTG caacagcagcagcaggacagtCTGGGGGGTCAGTTTAGCCAGATGAGTCTGCTCCGGCAGGGCTCAGGGGAGGGCCATGAGCCCCAGCCTGGGCTCTTCCCATCATGCATGGTGCTCCAGAACCCCCCATCTGCTGGGTACTTGCTCCCCCAGCCGGGGCAGCCTGTGCCGGGGCATGTCTATCAACCACACACCCCTGCCAACCAGCCCGTCATCCAGCAGCAAGGCTACATGCAGCAGCCTATGCAGCAG ATGTCAGCATGTTATTGTGCTCCTGGTCAATTCTCCCACTCTGGACAGCACTACAGGGCAGTTACACCAGTACACTACAGTGCCCACCAGAGCCAGCCACTTCCACTGCAACAACCAG GTTATCAGGCTGTCATGGCCAGTCAGCCACCAAGCTACCAAGGCATGATGGGAGCTCAGCAGCCTCAGGGTCATTCACTGGTCGGTGGCCAGACTGGCATGGCCAATCAGATTCAGGGTGTTATGTTGCAATACCCACACATGTCTCCCTATCAA gtgTCTGTACCCCAGGGTTCCCAGAGTGTTTCTCAGCCAGTTTATCAGCAACAGATTGTCCTGCAGGGACAGCCCAATCAGACGCCAGTACCCACAGCTAGCATGCAGGTCTACTGCAGCGTCCTGCCCCCCGGACAGCATGCCACTCTTAG cTCAACCGTGGGCTTTCTCCCCCCTCCGGGTTCAGAACAGATGCCGTTCCCCAGGTCCGCCTCCCCCTGTGGCTCTCAGCCAATCCCTGGCCAGCAGTGCTCAG GTGTGCCTCCGCCACCCCCTAATGGCAGTGTGCTGATGATGCAGCTGAGCATGCCACCCAGCCAGCAACCATCACCCGCCCAATGGAAGCAGAACAAATACTACAGCCTTGACCAGCTGCAGCACCACGGGCCCAAAGCACCTGAGCTCCGCCCCCTAGACACTTCGCAG CGAAGTCCACAGCAGTctagcccctccccttcccccgcCCACTCTCCTACTGCGGCACATCTGGCTAATCTAAAGGGAATCCATCCTGGCCTTGGCCAACTTCCCATAATGCCTCAGTTTTCTCGACCCTTCATCCCAG GTGATGGCAGGTATCCTTTGCTAGGACAGCCTCTTCAGTACAACCCTCCAATCAGACCTCCACTAATGCACAGCTCCAACATGGTTAATCACCACCAG GCTCCGCTGGGCATGCGGCATGGGGCCCGTGGACGAAGACCTACAAAGAAATCGCTGTCAACGGACATGAATACAGGAGAGATAG TGAGCAGTCGTGTGTTGGAGGTGACGGACCTTCCCGCTGGGATCAGTCGTTCAGAGGCGGACTCTTTGCTGGGGGAGCTGGGTAAGGCAGGAGCATTCATAAAATGGCTGCCAGAGACCCGTTCCTCTCAACGCCTGGACACCACCAATAAAGAGACAGCGGAGGCTCAGACCCGTGACCTGGCCTCCACCTACACCATCCTGGCCATGTTCCCCTCAAAGTACGAAGCGCAGAGCGCCTTAGTCAAACTGAACACCTCCATCACTGCATTCAGACTGAAGTCCAGCAGGAGACATGACGAGGCCCACACGCTAGAGAGAGCCAGCTCTCAGTGA